One Edaphobacter flagellatus genomic region harbors:
- the ftsZ gene encoding cell division protein FtsZ — protein MPNLPDDDIRIHYHDEVPHGARIKVIGVGGGGNNAVNRMIAAKVEGVEFIAANTDVQALNTSNAPVKLQLGVKLTSGLGAGANPDVGRRAALEDSDKIIEALEGADMVFVTAGLGGGTGTGAAPVIASLASEMGALTVAVVTRPFGFEGKRRMMQAERGLQELLDSVDTVIVIPNEKLLAVAKDAGFFESFRIADDVLRQGVQGISDIITIPGVINRDFADVKTTMAGMGYAVMGTAVRSGQNRAVEAAMAAMASPLLESGAIDGAKGILINITGSSNLKLNEVNEASTIIQNAAHEDANIIFGAVQDETMGEDVKITVIATGFKQQEMPARRERMLAEATLPTMRYEMPVVEPRVSTPRSTASMPKFASDVEALPSASELQEKSDREPELRAVPASVFDDDFFRTTQERAMPAYSIPEEAVRLETGVRETAYVQPAESVHTEAPAAEVGVRAQYGGAAAALPADANEPDELDIPAFLRRGH, from the coding sequence ATGCCGAATCTGCCTGATGACGATATCCGTATCCACTACCACGATGAAGTTCCGCATGGAGCGCGGATCAAGGTCATTGGCGTAGGCGGCGGAGGCAATAACGCCGTCAACCGCATGATCGCGGCCAAAGTGGAAGGCGTCGAGTTTATTGCGGCGAATACGGATGTGCAGGCGCTGAATACATCGAACGCTCCGGTGAAGCTGCAGCTGGGCGTGAAGCTGACGAGCGGGCTGGGAGCGGGCGCGAATCCGGATGTGGGACGGCGCGCTGCGCTGGAGGATTCAGACAAAATCATCGAGGCGCTTGAGGGCGCGGACATGGTGTTTGTCACGGCTGGCCTGGGCGGAGGCACAGGCACGGGAGCGGCGCCGGTGATTGCTTCGCTGGCGAGCGAGATGGGCGCGTTGACGGTTGCGGTGGTGACGCGGCCCTTCGGCTTCGAAGGTAAGCGCCGCATGATGCAGGCCGAGCGTGGATTGCAGGAACTGCTGGATTCCGTCGATACGGTGATTGTGATTCCGAACGAGAAGTTGCTGGCGGTGGCGAAGGACGCGGGCTTCTTCGAGAGCTTCCGCATTGCGGACGATGTGTTGCGGCAGGGCGTACAGGGTATCTCGGACATCATTACCATTCCTGGCGTGATCAACCGCGACTTTGCAGACGTGAAGACGACGATGGCGGGCATGGGCTATGCGGTGATGGGCACAGCGGTGCGCTCGGGACAGAATCGCGCGGTGGAGGCTGCGATGGCCGCTATGGCTTCGCCGCTGCTGGAGTCGGGTGCGATTGATGGCGCGAAGGGCATCCTGATCAACATTACTGGTTCGAGCAACCTGAAGCTGAACGAGGTGAATGAGGCTTCGACGATTATTCAGAATGCGGCGCACGAGGACGCGAATATCATCTTTGGCGCGGTGCAGGACGAGACGATGGGCGAGGACGTGAAGATCACGGTGATCGCCACGGGTTTCAAGCAGCAGGAGATGCCGGCGCGGCGGGAGCGGATGCTGGCGGAGGCGACGCTGCCGACGATGCGGTATGAGATGCCGGTGGTGGAGCCGCGGGTTTCGACACCGCGCTCGACGGCCTCGATGCCGAAGTTTGCAAGTGACGTGGAGGCTTTGCCGTCAGCGTCTGAGCTACAGGAAAAGTCGGACCGTGAGCCGGAGCTTCGCGCAGTTCCAGCTTCGGTGTTCGACGATGATTTCTTCCGCACCACACAGGAGCGGGCGATGCCGGCGTATTCCATTCCAGAAGAGGCAGTTCGGCTGGAGACGGGAGTTCGGGAGACGGCTTACGTTCAACCTGCGGAGAGCGTCCATACGGAAGCCCCGGCTGCGGAGGTGGGGGTGCGCGCTCAGTACGGAGGAGCGGCAGCAGCGCTTCCGGCGGATGCGAATGAGCCGGATGAGCTTGATATTCCAGCATTTCTGCGACGCGGACATTGA
- the ftsA gene encoding cell division protein FtsA codes for MKSQKPENLITVLDAGSAKSVVLVGELHDGVLRYRGHGIEASKGMRKGLIAELGPAADAINRAALTAERTAKATIETAVVGIGGAHVRGMNSRGGISMGSRMREITREEVRAAVDRARSVALPPDREVLHLLPQEFILDEQPGIHDPIGMVGNKLEVNLHLSTCSGGVAQSVITCANRAGLEVMDTVYEGIAAAEAVLSADERELGVCIADIGSSTTELAVFFEGSVAHTAVLPIGGDHFTNDLAVGLHVTVEEAEFLKKTYGHCVVTAVPQMNEIEVGGDLAISGGQPARMVRQRFLAEILEPRARELFTMLRDNLRNGGVLEALGAGCVVTGGGALMSGLLDNAESLLRVPARVGYPVPLSRMPEELARPEYAAAIGMLLYTHRTQVRKASEEQGLRAKLKAIFAGSF; via the coding sequence ATGAAGAGTCAGAAGCCAGAGAATCTGATTACGGTGCTGGATGCGGGCAGCGCGAAGAGCGTGGTGCTGGTGGGTGAGCTGCACGACGGCGTGCTGCGGTACCGCGGGCATGGCATCGAGGCGTCGAAGGGCATGCGCAAGGGATTGATTGCAGAGCTGGGGCCGGCAGCCGATGCGATCAATCGCGCGGCGTTGACCGCGGAGCGCACGGCCAAGGCGACGATTGAGACCGCGGTGGTCGGAATTGGCGGAGCACATGTGCGCGGGATGAATTCGCGCGGCGGAATCAGCATGGGCAGCCGCATGCGCGAGATTACGCGCGAAGAGGTAAGGGCGGCGGTGGACCGTGCGCGCAGTGTGGCACTCCCTCCAGACCGCGAGGTGCTGCATCTGCTGCCGCAGGAGTTCATTCTGGATGAACAGCCGGGGATTCACGACCCGATTGGGATGGTGGGCAATAAGCTTGAAGTGAATCTGCATCTGTCGACGTGCTCGGGAGGCGTGGCGCAGAGCGTGATTACGTGCGCGAATCGCGCGGGTCTTGAAGTGATGGACACGGTGTACGAGGGCATCGCAGCGGCTGAGGCGGTGCTGAGTGCCGATGAGCGCGAGCTTGGCGTGTGCATCGCGGATATTGGATCGAGCACGACGGAGCTGGCGGTCTTCTTTGAGGGATCCGTGGCTCATACGGCTGTGCTGCCGATTGGCGGCGATCACTTTACGAATGATCTTGCGGTGGGCCTGCATGTCACCGTCGAAGAGGCCGAGTTCTTAAAAAAGACATATGGGCACTGCGTGGTGACGGCGGTTCCGCAGATGAATGAGATTGAGGTGGGCGGCGACCTGGCGATCTCGGGCGGCCAGCCGGCGCGCATGGTACGGCAGCGGTTTCTGGCGGAGATTCTGGAGCCGCGTGCGCGTGAGCTGTTCACGATGCTGAGGGATAATCTGCGCAATGGCGGCGTGCTGGAGGCGCTGGGCGCGGGCTGCGTGGTGACTGGCGGCGGCGCGTTGATGTCGGGTCTGCTGGACAATGCGGAGAGCCTGCTGCGCGTGCCTGCGCGGGTTGGTTATCCGGTGCCGCTTTCGAGGATGCCCGAGGAGCTGGCGCGGCCGGAGTATGCGGCGGCGATTGGCATGCTGCTGTATACGCATCGCACGCAGGTTCGCAAGGCGAGTGAGGAGCAGGGGCTGCGAGCGAAGCTGAAGGCAATTTTTGCAGGGAGCTTCTAA
- a CDS encoding NAD-dependent succinate-semialdehyde dehydrogenase has translation MAIESINPATGKLIRSFDTLSEEAIAEKIALAHAAFRAYAAVPLEHRALCMRKLASLLDEETDDLAKTITLEMGKPIHASRQEIAKCALACRYYADNAARILASEPIPTENQTYVRWDPLGIILAIMPWNFPFWQVFRFLAPALMAGNVGLLKHASNVPQCALAIESLARRAGFPRGTFQTLLIESRQVEHVLGDERIAAVTLTGSEPAGRAVAAQAGWLIKKSVLELGGSDPFIVMPSADIATAIETAVRARLVNSGQSCIAAKRFIVHESIYQEFESGFVAGMEAMKIGDPMKETTDVGPLATAKIADELEAQVKAATKAGARVLSGGERMLGDGNYFEPTVLVNVPRTSSIYKEELFGPVAMLFKVASLDEAIEIANDSPFGLAASAWTRDPAEQQRLIAELESGAVFVNAMVASDPRLPFGGIKHSGYGRELSAAGMREFLNAKTVLLSAPRSI, from the coding sequence ATGGCCATCGAGTCCATCAATCCCGCAACCGGCAAGCTGATCCGCAGCTTCGACACGCTCAGCGAAGAAGCCATCGCCGAAAAGATCGCTCTGGCCCACGCCGCCTTTCGCGCCTACGCAGCCGTCCCGCTCGAGCACCGCGCCCTCTGCATGCGCAAGCTCGCCTCCCTCCTCGACGAAGAAACCGACGATCTCGCCAAGACAATCACACTCGAGATGGGCAAACCCATTCACGCCTCACGGCAGGAGATCGCCAAGTGCGCCCTCGCCTGCCGATACTACGCCGACAACGCCGCGCGCATCCTCGCCTCCGAACCCATCCCCACCGAAAATCAGACCTATGTTCGCTGGGACCCGCTCGGCATCATCCTCGCCATCATGCCCTGGAACTTTCCCTTCTGGCAGGTCTTCCGCTTCCTCGCGCCCGCACTGATGGCCGGAAACGTCGGCCTGCTGAAGCACGCATCGAACGTACCGCAGTGTGCACTTGCGATCGAATCGCTTGCGCGTCGCGCGGGCTTCCCCCGCGGCACCTTCCAGACCTTGCTCATCGAATCGCGCCAGGTCGAGCACGTGCTCGGCGACGAGCGCATCGCCGCCGTCACCCTCACCGGCTCCGAACCAGCCGGACGCGCCGTCGCCGCACAGGCCGGCTGGCTCATCAAAAAATCTGTCTTAGAACTCGGCGGCTCCGATCCCTTCATTGTCATGCCCTCTGCCGATATCGCCACAGCCATCGAGACCGCCGTGCGCGCACGCCTCGTCAACAGCGGCCAGTCCTGCATCGCGGCCAAGCGCTTCATCGTTCACGAGTCCATCTACCAGGAGTTCGAATCCGGCTTCGTCGCCGGCATGGAGGCCATGAAGATCGGCGACCCCATGAAGGAGACCACCGACGTCGGCCCGCTCGCCACCGCAAAAATCGCCGACGAGCTCGAAGCCCAGGTTAAGGCTGCGACCAAAGCAGGCGCGCGCGTCCTCAGCGGCGGAGAACGCATGCTCGGCGATGGCAATTACTTCGAGCCCACCGTCCTCGTCAACGTCCCCCGTACCAGCTCCATTTATAAAGAAGAGCTCTTCGGCCCCGTTGCCATGCTCTTCAAAGTCGCTTCGCTCGATGAGGCCATCGAGATCGCCAACGACTCCCCCTTCGGCCTCGCCGCCTCTGCATGGACACGCGATCCCGCCGAGCAGCAGCGTCTCATCGCCGAGCTCGAGAGCGGAGCCGTCTTCGTCAACGCCATGGTCGCCAGCGACCCACGCCTCCCCTTCGGTGGCATCAAACACTCCGGCTACGGCCGCGAGCTCTCCGCCGCCGGTATGCGCGAGTTCCTTAACGCGAAGACGGTGCTGTTGTCAGCACCGCGCTCCATCTGA
- a CDS encoding penicillin-binding transpeptidase domain-containing protein, whose product MTSSRSVKHHSSGTTHAAVSGKSRVSKASARNAKSKGKAVASTKGSTKVVAGKRGRGARAKLAVRRTRYYEHFSANSFTDNLTLGDVTEGEDPMVRQAAIEALGNMNGTAVVIDPASGRILAMVNQKLALSRGAEPCSTIKLTVALAALEEGIVKKDTPVNLGGRYTMTMTDALAHSNNAYFETLGRSLGFERVKHYANEFGLGELAGYHIQGEQLGIYPDEELPAKLGGVGRMCSFGESVSMTPLQLGALVSAIANGGTLYYLQHPENEIDIASFQPRVKRQLNIAPLIPEILDGMQGAVMYGTARTLRANFNEFPVMGKTGTCSNNGTRFGWFGSYADTPKGRLVSVFFLEGGRPTFGPKAAELTGQFYRALWDKSYFKPSATQAANTTLGSH is encoded by the coding sequence ATGACGTCGTCGCGTAGCGTAAAGCATCATTCGTCGGGGACGACGCATGCTGCGGTGAGCGGCAAGTCGCGTGTCTCGAAGGCTTCTGCCCGGAACGCGAAGTCGAAGGGTAAGGCGGTTGCCTCGACGAAAGGCTCGACGAAGGTGGTTGCCGGAAAGCGTGGGCGTGGGGCTCGTGCGAAGCTGGCGGTTCGGCGGACGCGGTATTACGAACACTTCTCGGCGAATTCTTTTACCGACAATCTAACGCTGGGTGATGTCACCGAGGGCGAAGATCCGATGGTGCGTCAGGCCGCCATCGAGGCGCTGGGCAATATGAACGGCACAGCGGTGGTAATCGATCCGGCATCGGGACGCATTTTGGCGATGGTGAACCAGAAGCTGGCGTTGTCGCGCGGCGCGGAGCCCTGCTCGACGATCAAGTTGACGGTTGCGTTGGCGGCCCTGGAAGAGGGCATCGTGAAGAAGGACACGCCGGTGAATCTTGGCGGCCGGTACACGATGACGATGACGGATGCGCTGGCCCACTCGAACAATGCTTATTTTGAAACGCTGGGTCGCTCGCTTGGTTTTGAGCGCGTGAAGCATTATGCGAATGAGTTTGGCCTGGGTGAGCTGGCTGGATATCACATTCAGGGTGAGCAGCTGGGAATCTATCCGGATGAAGAGCTCCCGGCGAAGCTGGGCGGAGTGGGGCGCATGTGCTCGTTTGGTGAGAGCGTGTCGATGACACCGCTGCAGCTGGGTGCGCTGGTTTCTGCGATTGCGAACGGCGGAACGCTTTACTACCTGCAGCATCCTGAGAATGAGATCGATATTGCGAGCTTTCAGCCGCGCGTGAAGCGGCAGCTGAACATCGCTCCGCTGATCCCCGAGATTCTGGACGGGATGCAGGGTGCGGTGATGTATGGCACGGCACGCACGCTGCGAGCGAACTTCAATGAGTTCCCGGTGATGGGCAAGACGGGGACGTGCTCGAATAATGGGACGCGCTTTGGATGGTTCGGTTCGTACGCCGATACGCCGAAGGGGCGGCTGGTTTCAGTCTTCTTTCTTGAGGGTGGGCGTCCTACCTTTGGGCCGAAGGCTGCGGAGCTGACGGGGCAGTTCTACCGTGCGCTTTGGGATAAGAGCTACTTCAAGCCGAGTGCGACGCAGGCGGCGAATACGACGCTGGGTTCGCACTAG